One window of Pectobacterium carotovorum genomic DNA carries:
- the tyrP gene encoding tyrosine transporter TyrP has product MKNRTLGSIFIVAGTTIGAGMLAMPLATAGVGFGTTLMILIGLWALMCYSALLLVEVYQHQPSHTGLGTLAKIYLGRWGQWITGFSMLFLMYALTAAYISGAGELLASSISQWSGYSLPLSAGILLFTLVAGGVVCIGTSSVDLFNRILFSGKVLMLVIMLAVMVPHIQRVNLLTLPLQQGLTLSALPVILTSFGFHGSIPSIVHYMGGDSRKLRRIFLIGSVIPLIAYIFWQLVMLGSLSSSTFNAILADQAGLNGLMQAIRTLVASPHVELAVHLFADLALATSFLGVALGLFDYLADLFKRKNSIIGRAQTGLLTFIPPLVFALFYPQGFVMALGYAAIALAVLALLIPVLLSWQVRKQRPEIRATRGGAPVLALVFTSGITIILIQLAMVAGWLPSIS; this is encoded by the coding sequence GTGAAAAATCGTACTCTTGGCAGCATTTTTATCGTTGCAGGCACCACTATTGGAGCTGGAATGTTGGCGATGCCGTTAGCCACCGCAGGCGTCGGATTTGGTACTACATTGATGATATTGATCGGTTTGTGGGCACTGATGTGTTACAGCGCCTTATTGCTGGTTGAAGTGTATCAACATCAGCCCTCGCACACCGGGCTGGGCACGCTGGCAAAAATCTACCTCGGTCGCTGGGGACAGTGGATTACCGGCTTTAGTATGCTATTTCTGATGTATGCGCTCACCGCGGCCTATATCAGCGGCGCAGGCGAACTGCTCGCCAGCAGTATCAGCCAGTGGAGTGGCTACTCACTTCCGCTGTCCGCAGGTATTCTGCTCTTCACACTGGTTGCTGGTGGCGTCGTCTGCATCGGAACATCCTCAGTCGACTTGTTTAACCGCATCCTGTTTAGCGGCAAAGTGTTGATGCTCGTCATCATGCTGGCCGTCATGGTTCCCCATATTCAGCGCGTCAACCTCTTAACGCTACCGCTGCAACAAGGTCTGACGCTCTCGGCATTACCCGTCATTCTGACGTCGTTCGGCTTTCACGGCAGTATCCCCAGCATCGTGCACTACATGGGTGGCGACAGCCGTAAGCTACGCCGGATATTCCTTATCGGTAGCGTGATACCGCTGATTGCCTATATCTTCTGGCAGCTCGTGATGTTGGGCAGCCTTAGCTCTTCAACATTCAATGCTATTTTGGCCGATCAGGCGGGATTGAATGGGTTGATGCAGGCTATTCGCACGCTGGTTGCCTCACCGCACGTTGAACTGGCCGTCCACCTGTTTGCCGATCTAGCGCTGGCGACCTCTTTCCTCGGCGTGGCACTTGGACTGTTCGATTATTTAGCCGATCTGTTTAAACGTAAAAATAGCATCATCGGGCGCGCGCAAACGGGCTTACTGACCTTTATTCCCCCGCTGGTGTTTGCCCTCTTTTATCCGCAAGGGTTCGTGATGGCGCTAGGTTATGCGGCGATTGCGCTGGCCGTGCTGGCATTGCTTATTCCGGTCTTGCTGAGCTGGCAGGTGCGCAAACAACGTCCTGAAATACGCGCGACGCGCGGTGGCGCACCGGTCTTGGCACTGGTCTTCACCAGCGGCATCACAATCATCCTGATCCAACTGGCGATGGTGGCAGGCTGGTTGCCGTCAATCAGTTAA
- a CDS encoding co-chaperone YbbN, whose translation MLEQQATIVDVNESNLHQVLEHSTTLPVLFYFWSGRSQHCLELEPVLDKLAQEYAGQFVLAKVDCDTEQRVAAQFGLRSIPTVYLVKDGQPQDGFQGPQPEEAIRELLKRALPKEEELKVAQAQQLIQEDKLPEAMQLLKDAWQLSQQRSDIGLMLAEVQIQIKRSEDAEAVLATIPLQDRDTRYHSLVAQIELLKQAADTPEIQHLQQQLDADPQNADLAVQLALQLHQVGRNEEALELLMGFLNKDLAVANGSARKTLMDIMAALGTSDALAARYRRQLYSLLY comes from the coding sequence ATGTTAGAACAACAAGCGACTATCGTTGACGTCAATGAATCCAACCTGCATCAGGTGTTGGAACACTCCACGACACTGCCAGTCCTGTTTTACTTCTGGTCGGGGCGTAGCCAGCACTGCCTGGAGCTGGAACCGGTGCTGGACAAGCTGGCGCAGGAATACGCCGGACAGTTTGTTCTGGCGAAGGTTGACTGTGATACCGAGCAGCGCGTAGCCGCTCAGTTTGGCCTGCGCTCAATCCCAACCGTGTATCTGGTTAAAGACGGGCAGCCGCAGGATGGTTTTCAGGGTCCACAGCCGGAAGAGGCGATTCGTGAATTGCTGAAACGCGCGCTGCCGAAAGAAGAAGAGCTGAAAGTGGCACAGGCACAGCAGCTGATTCAGGAAGACAAACTGCCGGAAGCAATGCAGCTGCTGAAAGACGCCTGGCAACTCAGCCAGCAGCGCAGTGACATCGGTCTGATGCTGGCGGAAGTGCAGATTCAAATTAAACGCAGTGAAGATGCTGAAGCCGTGTTGGCCACAATTCCTTTGCAAGATCGAGACACGCGCTACCATAGCCTCGTGGCTCAGATTGAATTGCTGAAACAGGCGGCAGACACGCCAGAAATTCAGCATTTACAGCAGCAATTGGACGCCGATCCGCAAAATGCGGATCTCGCGGTACAGCTGGCTCTGCAACTGCATCAGGTCGGCCGTAACGAAGAAGCGCTTGAACTACTGATGGGCTTCCTGAATAAAGATCTGGCCGTTGCTAACGGCAGCGCACGTAAAACGCTGATGGACATCATGGCCGCCCTCGGCACCAGCGACGCCCTCGCCGCCCGCTACCGCCGCCAGCTCTATTCGTTATTATATTGA
- the menC gene encoding o-succinylbenzoate synthase: MRQVTLYRYSVPMEAGVVLRNQRLKTRDGLIVRLQDGERLGWGEIAPLPEFSVETLAEAESAALEQLQLWAAGQAFSDDLPPSVAFGLSCAQAELDRHLPQAADYRKAPLCSGDPDELFEMLQAMPGEKVAKIKVGLYEAVRDGMIVNVLLEALPDLKLRLDANRSWTRAKADGFARYVAPSLRSRIAFLEEPCKTREESREFARETGINIAWDESVREADFRVEAEPGVSAIVIKPTLVGSLARCQQLVQETHQAGLTAVISSSIESSLGLTQLARLAHWLTPDTVPGLDTLDLMQAQVIQRWPDSALPLLAAEQLDVVWQS; the protein is encoded by the coding sequence ATGCGTCAGGTCACTCTCTATCGTTACAGCGTGCCGATGGAAGCCGGAGTGGTGCTGCGCAATCAGCGTCTGAAGACCCGTGATGGGCTTATCGTTCGCCTGCAAGACGGCGAGCGGTTGGGCTGGGGTGAGATTGCGCCGTTGCCAGAATTCAGCGTGGAAACGTTGGCAGAGGCGGAATCAGCCGCGCTTGAACAGCTGCAATTGTGGGCAGCAGGACAGGCATTTTCTGACGATCTTCCGCCGTCGGTTGCCTTTGGCTTGAGCTGTGCGCAGGCCGAGCTGGATCGGCATCTGCCGCAGGCGGCGGATTATCGCAAAGCGCCATTGTGCAGCGGCGATCCTGACGAGCTGTTTGAGATGCTACAGGCGATGCCGGGTGAGAAAGTGGCAAAGATCAAAGTCGGCCTGTACGAAGCGGTGCGTGATGGCATGATCGTTAACGTACTGCTGGAAGCCTTGCCGGATCTGAAACTCCGTCTGGATGCCAACCGCAGTTGGACGCGTGCCAAAGCCGACGGCTTCGCTCGTTATGTCGCGCCGTCATTGCGTTCGCGCATTGCCTTTCTTGAAGAGCCTTGCAAAACCCGTGAAGAATCTCGCGAGTTTGCGCGAGAAACGGGCATCAACATTGCCTGGGATGAAAGCGTGCGCGAGGCGGATTTTCGGGTAGAAGCCGAGCCGGGCGTGAGTGCGATTGTGATCAAACCTACGCTGGTCGGCAGCCTCGCACGCTGCCAACAGCTGGTGCAGGAAACGCATCAGGCTGGATTAACGGCGGTGATCAGCTCCAGCATCGAATCCAGTCTGGGGTTAACGCAGCTGGCGCGTTTGGCGCACTGGCTGACGCCGGATACGGTTCCAGGGCTGGACACGTTGGATCTGATGCAGGCGCAGGTGATTCAACGCTGGCCGGATAGCGCGTTGCCGCTGTTGGCTGCTGAGCAACTGGACGTGGTATGGCAATCCTGA
- a CDS encoding nicotinamide mononucleotide deamidase-related protein YfaY, whose translation MLRVEMLCTGDEVLHGQIIDTNAAWLADYLFQQGLPMTSRMTVGDDLDALVTAITQRSQIADILIVNGGLGPTSDDLSALAAATAAGEGLVEHAEWLARMEAFFAERGRVMAPSNRKQAQIPASAEMVDNPVGTACGFALQLNKCLMFFTPGVPSEFKVMVDQQIMPRLRERFAVADAPLCLRLTTFGRSESDLASQLDGMALPPGVVLGYRSSMPIIELKLTGPAAQQENMEQLWETVRTVAGENTLFEGTKGLPAQLARRLAERDMTLAVSEHFTAGLLNWQLQSADVPLAGGELLANVEDTSLSGLVDYARHLAERQGASLALVVGNRNDAELSLALHTPEGSFAQTIQFNVQRYSLKTHQEVVAMLAMNMLRRWLNGWAVYGGHGWITVLRTL comes from the coding sequence ATGCTTAGGGTCGAGATGTTATGTACCGGCGATGAAGTGCTGCATGGTCAGATTATTGATACCAATGCGGCCTGGCTGGCGGATTATCTGTTTCAGCAGGGATTACCGATGACCAGCCGGATGACGGTGGGGGACGATCTCGATGCGCTGGTGACTGCGATAACGCAGCGTAGCCAGATAGCCGATATCCTGATTGTGAACGGCGGCCTGGGGCCGACCAGCGACGATCTCAGCGCATTGGCGGCGGCCACTGCCGCAGGAGAAGGGCTAGTTGAGCACGCGGAATGGCTGGCGCGTATGGAGGCGTTCTTTGCTGAGCGTGGCAGAGTGATGGCACCGAGCAACCGTAAACAGGCGCAAATCCCTGCTAGCGCGGAAATGGTGGATAACCCGGTGGGCACCGCTTGTGGTTTTGCGCTGCAATTGAACAAGTGCCTGATGTTTTTTACACCGGGCGTGCCGTCTGAGTTTAAGGTCATGGTCGATCAGCAAATTATGCCGCGTTTGCGCGAGCGTTTTGCTGTCGCCGATGCCCCGCTGTGCCTACGCCTGACCACCTTTGGCCGCTCCGAGAGCGATCTGGCAAGTCAGTTGGACGGCATGGCGTTACCGCCGGGCGTGGTGCTGGGCTACCGTTCTTCTATGCCAATTATCGAGCTGAAGCTGACCGGCCCAGCCGCGCAGCAGGAAAATATGGAGCAACTGTGGGAAACGGTGCGCACCGTGGCAGGGGAAAATACCCTCTTTGAAGGAACCAAGGGGTTACCGGCACAGCTGGCACGGCGTCTGGCCGAGCGTGATATGACGCTGGCAGTGAGTGAACACTTCACGGCAGGATTGCTCAACTGGCAGCTCCAGTCGGCGGATGTTCCGCTGGCGGGCGGGGAACTGTTGGCAAACGTTGAGGATACCAGCCTGTCTGGGTTAGTGGACTATGCTCGCCATCTGGCGGAGCGTCAGGGGGCATCGTTAGCGCTGGTTGTGGGTAACCGGAATGATGCAGAGCTGTCATTAGCGCTGCATACGCCGGAAGGATCTTTTGCCCAAACGATACAGTTCAACGTACAGCGCTACAGCCTGAAAACCCATCAGGAAGTCGTTGCGATGCTGGCGATGAACATGCTGCGCCGCTGGCTAAATGGGTGGGCCGTCTACGGCGGGCACGGTTGGATCACGGTGCTAAGAACGCTTTAG
- the tesA gene encoding multifunctional acyl-CoA thioesterase I/protease I/lysophospholipase L1: MNFKNVFYVRSFAWRSTRWAGLRKHVFVLLLLGLCSVRAFAADTLLILGDSLSAGYQMPIANAWPTLLNTQWQTQKKGVAVVNASISGDTTAQALARLPALLKQHQPRWVLIELGGNDGLRGFPAANIEQDLAKIITLVKQANAQPLLMQVRLPTNYGRRYTESFSNIYPKLAEQFALPLLPFFMEQVYLKPEWMMEDGIHPTRDAQPFIADWMAKQLEPLVNHES; encoded by the coding sequence ATGAACTTCAAGAATGTTTTCTACGTGCGCAGTTTTGCTTGGCGTAGCACTCGCTGGGCTGGTCTTCGCAAACATGTTTTCGTCCTTTTGCTTCTGGGATTATGCAGCGTACGCGCTTTCGCCGCTGACACATTATTAATTCTGGGCGATAGCCTCAGTGCGGGCTATCAAATGCCGATCGCTAACGCGTGGCCAACGCTATTGAACACGCAGTGGCAGACGCAGAAAAAAGGCGTCGCGGTGGTTAACGCCAGCATTAGTGGAGACACCACCGCACAAGCGTTAGCGCGTCTTCCTGCCCTGCTGAAACAGCATCAGCCGCGTTGGGTGTTGATTGAACTGGGCGGCAATGACGGTCTTCGGGGATTTCCAGCAGCCAACATCGAGCAGGATCTAGCGAAAATCATCACGCTGGTCAAACAGGCTAATGCCCAACCGTTGCTCATGCAGGTTCGTTTGCCGACCAACTATGGCCGCCGCTACACCGAGTCATTCAGCAATATCTACCCCAAACTCGCGGAGCAGTTTGCGCTTCCTCTGCTGCCTTTCTTTATGGAGCAGGTGTATCTTAAACCGGAGTGGATGATGGAAGATGGCATCCATCCAACCCGGGATGCCCAACCGTTTATCGCAGACTGGATGGCGAAGCAGTTGGAACCCTTAGTTAACCATGAGTCTTAA
- the menE gene encoding o-succinylbenzoate--CoA ligase produces MAILTDWPWRYWASQTPQSVALIEDETRWSWQSLAQRVDQLAEHFTQQGVMADSTVALRGKNSVQMLFSYLALLQCGVRVLPLNPQLPDALTEVLLPALNVTHSLCLNDKSWPKAVRTLSLPLCDTEESRRIDRLRWQADRLATLTLTSGSSGMPKAAVHSFAAHLSSAEGVVQMMAFSANDSWLLSLPLFHVSGQGIVWRWLVTGATIVVRAHQPLDSALRDCTHASLVPTQLWRLLSEGTFPTALKAVLLGGAMIPQALTQQAEARGVSCWCGYGLTELASTVCAKRADGRSGVGMPLYEREIRLVEDEILLRGSTLAAGYWRDGKLIPLVDDDGWFHTRDRGLFTEGEWHILGRLDNQFFSGGEGIQPENIEAVLLAHPDVQQACIVPVDDAEFGHRPVAVLEVAQTTTLDAIRDWLQPQLAGFQRPVAYYALPVELKNGGIKLSRQQVKSWVNATHHSPNTTGHAGRS; encoded by the coding sequence ATGGCAATCCTGACCGACTGGCCGTGGCGATACTGGGCTAGCCAGACGCCCCAGTCTGTGGCATTGATTGAAGATGAAACCCGCTGGAGCTGGCAGTCGCTTGCCCAGCGGGTGGATCAGCTGGCAGAGCATTTCACCCAGCAGGGCGTTATGGCCGACAGTACGGTCGCGCTACGTGGGAAAAATAGCGTCCAGATGCTGTTCAGCTATCTGGCGCTGTTACAGTGCGGCGTGCGCGTACTGCCGCTGAATCCACAGTTACCTGATGCATTAACCGAGGTGCTACTGCCTGCGCTGAATGTAACGCATAGCCTGTGCCTGAATGATAAATCGTGGCCGAAGGCTGTACGCACGCTTTCTTTGCCCCTGTGTGATACCGAGGAAAGCCGCCGTATCGATAGACTACGCTGGCAGGCCGATCGGCTGGCGACGCTGACGCTGACATCCGGCTCCAGCGGGATGCCGAAGGCGGCGGTGCATTCGTTTGCTGCCCATCTCTCCAGCGCGGAAGGTGTGGTTCAGATGATGGCATTTTCTGCCAACGATAGTTGGCTGTTGTCACTTCCGCTCTTTCACGTTTCCGGGCAGGGAATTGTCTGGCGCTGGCTTGTGACTGGGGCAACGATTGTTGTCCGTGCGCATCAGCCTCTGGATAGTGCGCTGCGCGATTGCACCCATGCTTCTCTGGTGCCGACGCAACTGTGGCGACTGCTGTCAGAGGGGACATTCCCCACGGCATTAAAGGCCGTATTGCTCGGCGGCGCGATGATCCCGCAGGCACTGACGCAACAGGCAGAAGCGCGAGGCGTCAGCTGCTGGTGTGGCTATGGTCTGACGGAACTGGCGTCCACCGTCTGCGCGAAACGTGCTGATGGACGTTCGGGCGTCGGCATGCCGCTGTACGAGCGAGAGATCCGGCTGGTGGAGGATGAAATCCTGCTGCGTGGCAGCACGCTGGCCGCCGGTTATTGGCGTGACGGAAAACTGATTCCACTCGTCGATGATGATGGCTGGTTCCACACGCGGGATCGCGGGCTATTTACCGAAGGCGAATGGCACATTCTGGGGCGCCTAGATAATCAATTCTTCAGCGGTGGGGAAGGGATTCAGCCCGAGAATATCGAAGCTGTGCTGTTGGCACACCCTGATGTTCAACAGGCCTGCATTGTGCCCGTTGACGATGCTGAGTTCGGCCACCGTCCTGTTGCGGTATTGGAGGTGGCACAAACCACGACGCTTGATGCGATACGCGATTGGCTACAGCCGCAGCTTGCCGGATTTCAGCGTCCGGTCGCGTATTATGCGCTGCCCGTTGAACTGAAAAATGGTGGGATTAAGCTTTCTCGCCAGCAGGTGAAAAGCTGGGTCAATGCAACGCACCATTCGCCCAACACAACAGGTCACGCAGGTCGGTCGTAG
- a CDS encoding ABC transporter permease, translating into MIWRWFWREWRSPSLLIVWLALTLAVACVLALGTISDRMEKGLSQQSRDFLAGDRVLRASRPVAEDWLLDAQQRGLTLSRQISFMTMTFAGDTPQLAQVKATDQRYPLYGNLQTRPEGLHAEAGTVLVAPRLLALLGLKVGDMLDVGDTSLRISGELIQEPDSGFNPFETAPRILMNLDDVEKTGAIQPGGRITWRYMFSGNEKQISEFSNFIKPQLKPDQRWYGMEDSEGALSQSLKRSQQFLLLSALLTLLLSIAAVAVAMGHYCRSRYDLVAILKTLGAGKQALRKLIIGQWLSVLGLAAVCGSVLGLGFEALLMKMLAPVLPAALPASGLWPWVWALGSLVLISLLVGLRPYRLLLATQPLRVLRQDVVANVWPLRYYLPIVLIIVVGLLAVLSGGGVLLWSLLGGVAVLSLLLGVIGWGGLLLLRRLTVKRLALRLAINRLLRQPWSTLSQLAAFSLSFMLLALLLVMRGDLLERWQQQLPPGSPNYFLLNITAEQVPQVREFLSQHDVTPEQFFPIIRARLTEINQQVATEVIHEDDPGGNTVNRELNLTWMNGIPQHNVLVEGEAPKTGEVSMEAKEAKEMGIKIGDTLTFTGDTQPFSATVTSFRQVDWESLRPNFFFIFPVGALDNQPQSWLTSFRYDGDEKMITQLNRQFPTVSVLDIGSILRQVGQVLQQVSRALEIMVILVLFCGVLLLLAQIQVGMRQRRQELMVYRTLGAGLRLLRTTLWCEFAVLGLVAGTAAAIGAESALWLLQRKVFNFAWEPNIGMWIALPLIAAFLLSLCGGWLGLRLLRGKALFRQFAG; encoded by the coding sequence ATGATCTGGCGGTGGTTCTGGCGCGAATGGCGTTCTCCTTCCTTATTGATTGTCTGGCTGGCGCTAACGCTGGCCGTAGCCTGCGTGCTGGCGCTGGGTACGATCAGCGACCGCATGGAAAAAGGGCTCAGCCAGCAGAGCCGTGATTTTCTGGCGGGCGACCGCGTGCTGCGTGCGTCTCGGCCCGTCGCGGAAGACTGGCTTTTGGACGCGCAGCAGCGCGGGCTGACGCTTAGTCGCCAGATTTCCTTTATGACCATGACGTTCGCGGGCGATACGCCGCAACTGGCGCAGGTTAAAGCGACCGACCAGCGTTATCCGCTGTACGGCAATTTGCAGACGCGCCCTGAAGGGCTGCATGCGGAAGCGGGAACGGTGCTGGTGGCTCCGCGCCTGCTGGCATTGCTTGGGCTGAAAGTCGGTGACATGCTGGATGTCGGCGATACCTCACTGCGTATCAGCGGCGAACTGATTCAGGAACCAGATTCCGGCTTTAATCCGTTTGAGACCGCGCCGCGTATTCTGATGAATCTGGATGATGTCGAGAAAACGGGGGCGATTCAGCCGGGGGGCCGTATTACCTGGCGCTACATGTTTTCTGGCAATGAGAAGCAAATTAGCGAATTTAGCAACTTCATCAAGCCACAGCTCAAGCCCGATCAGCGCTGGTATGGCATGGAAGATTCTGAAGGTGCGCTGAGCCAGTCGTTAAAGCGGTCGCAGCAGTTCCTGTTGCTGTCGGCGCTGCTGACGCTGCTGTTGTCTATTGCTGCGGTCGCGGTGGCGATGGGGCACTACTGCCGCAGTCGCTATGATTTGGTCGCCATTCTGAAAACGCTGGGAGCAGGCAAACAAGCGCTGAGGAAATTAATTATCGGGCAGTGGCTTTCCGTGCTGGGTCTGGCGGCGGTTTGCGGTAGCGTGCTCGGCCTTGGGTTTGAGGCGCTGCTGATGAAAATGCTGGCTCCGGTGCTGCCCGCCGCATTGCCTGCATCCGGGCTGTGGCCGTGGGTATGGGCGCTGGGATCGCTGGTGCTGATCTCGCTGCTGGTTGGGCTGCGTCCGTATCGACTGCTGCTGGCGACACAGCCGCTGCGCGTGTTGCGTCAGGATGTGGTGGCGAACGTGTGGCCGCTGCGCTATTACTTGCCGATTGTCCTGATTATTGTCGTCGGCCTGCTGGCAGTATTGTCCGGTGGCGGCGTGCTGCTGTGGTCGCTGCTCGGAGGCGTGGCGGTGTTGTCGCTACTGCTGGGTGTTATTGGCTGGGGCGGTTTGCTGCTGTTACGGCGTCTGACGGTTAAACGTCTAGCGCTGCGTCTGGCGATTAATCGCCTGCTGCGTCAGCCGTGGTCGACGCTCAGCCAACTGGCGGCATTTTCGTTGTCCTTCATGCTATTAGCGCTGCTGCTGGTGATGCGCGGTGATTTACTGGAACGCTGGCAGCAGCAATTACCGCCGGGCAGCCCGAACTATTTCCTGCTGAATATCACAGCGGAACAGGTGCCGCAGGTGAGGGAGTTTCTCTCTCAGCATGACGTGACGCCAGAGCAGTTCTTCCCGATTATTCGTGCGCGCCTGACGGAGATTAATCAGCAGGTTGCTACTGAAGTGATCCACGAGGACGATCCGGGCGGCAACACGGTGAACCGTGAGCTGAATCTGACCTGGATGAACGGGATTCCACAGCACAACGTATTGGTGGAAGGCGAAGCGCCGAAGACGGGCGAAGTCTCGATGGAAGCGAAAGAAGCCAAAGAGATGGGCATCAAGATTGGCGATACGCTGACCTTCACCGGCGATACACAGCCGTTTAGTGCGACGGTAACCAGCTTCCGTCAGGTAGACTGGGAAAGTCTGCGTCCGAATTTCTTCTTTATTTTCCCCGTGGGGGCGTTGGATAACCAGCCACAGTCTTGGTTGACGAGCTTCCGCTACGATGGTGATGAGAAGATGATTACGCAGCTGAACCGCCAGTTCCCGACGGTGAGCGTGCTGGATATCGGCAGTATTCTGCGTCAGGTTGGGCAGGTTTTACAGCAGGTAAGTCGCGCGCTGGAGATTATGGTCATCCTGGTGCTGTTCTGTGGTGTGCTGCTGTTGCTGGCTCAGATTCAGGTCGGGATGCGTCAGCGACGTCAGGAGTTGATGGTATACCGCACGCTGGGAGCCGGGTTACGCCTGCTGCGCACCACGCTGTGGTGTGAATTCGCGGTGCTGGGATTGGTGGCGGGAACGGCGGCGGCGATTGGCGCAGAATCGGCTCTGTGGCTGTTGCAGCGTAAGGTCTTTAACTTTGCCTGGGAACCGAATATCGGGATGTGGATAGCACTTCCGTTAATCGCGGCGTTCCTCCTGTCGCTCTGCGGCGGCTGGCTGGGGCTACGGCTCTTGCGCGGTAAAGCGCTATTCCGGCAGTTTGCGGGTTAA
- a CDS encoding ABC transporter ATP-binding protein: MFAKTSPASATPSKTAHVENILEVHHLSKHVGQGENRLSILTGVELIVKPAQTIALIGESGSGKSTLLGILAGLDDGTEGDVSLMGKSLSALDEEGRAALRAQHVGFVFQSFMLVPTLNALENVQLPALLRGESDSHSRGQAEQLLQQLGLGERLHHLPAQLSGGEQQRVALARAFSGRPNVLFADEPTGNLDRKTGERIVDLLFSLNRDYATTLILVTHDEQLAARCERRLRLVDGKLREDA, from the coding sequence ATGTTTGCGAAGACCAGCCCAGCGAGTGCTACGCCAAGCAAAACTGCGCACGTAGAAAACATTCTTGAAGTTCATCATCTTAGTAAGCACGTTGGTCAGGGAGAAAATCGGCTTTCCATCCTTACCGGAGTTGAGCTCATTGTCAAACCTGCGCAGACAATTGCCCTGATTGGTGAATCCGGTTCGGGGAAATCGACGTTACTGGGGATCCTGGCTGGTCTGGATGATGGCACCGAAGGTGACGTTAGCCTGATGGGCAAATCGCTGAGCGCACTGGATGAAGAAGGCCGTGCGGCGCTGCGTGCCCAGCATGTGGGGTTTGTCTTCCAGTCTTTCATGCTGGTGCCGACGCTGAATGCGCTGGAGAACGTGCAATTACCCGCGTTGCTGCGTGGCGAAAGCGACAGCCACAGTCGTGGACAGGCCGAGCAGCTTTTACAGCAACTCGGGTTGGGTGAACGCTTACATCATCTTCCCGCTCAGCTTTCCGGCGGTGAACAGCAGCGCGTGGCGCTGGCTCGCGCGTTCAGCGGTCGTCCTAACGTCTTGTTTGCCGATGAACCTACTGGGAATCTGGATCGTAAAACCGGTGAGCGCATTGTTGATCTGCTGTTTTCCCTCAATCGCGATTATGCCACCACGCTGATTCTGGTGACGCACGATGAGCAACTGGCGGCCCGCTGCGAGCGACGCCTGCGGTTAGTCGACGGCAAGCTGCGGGAGGACGCATGA
- a CDS encoding SDR family oxidoreductase: MQKTVFITGCSSGIGLIAAQDLQKRGYRVIAACRRAEDVARLTTLGLEAITLDLDDSTSVEQAAAEVIRLTDNRLYGLFNNAGYGLYGPLNTISRQQLEQQFSSNLFGTHQLTQLLLPAMLPHGEGRIIQTSSVLGLVSTPGRGAYAASKYALEAWSDALRMELHGSGLHVSLIEPGPISTRFTNNVAQTQTEKPVTNPGIAKRFTLPPEAILPKLHHALESSRPKLRYPVTLVAHALTWLRRLLPGCLLDKVVRG, translated from the coding sequence ATGCAAAAAACGGTCTTCATTACGGGTTGCTCCAGCGGTATTGGCCTGATTGCCGCTCAGGATCTGCAAAAACGCGGCTATCGCGTGATTGCAGCCTGCCGTCGCGCAGAGGATGTGGCGCGTCTGACCACGCTGGGTCTGGAGGCGATTACGCTCGATCTGGATGACAGCACCAGCGTGGAACAGGCCGCGGCGGAGGTGATCAGACTGACCGATAATCGCCTGTACGGTTTGTTTAACAACGCTGGATATGGCCTGTATGGACCGTTGAATACCATTTCGCGCCAGCAGCTCGAGCAGCAGTTTTCCAGCAACCTGTTCGGCACGCATCAGCTCACACAGTTATTATTACCCGCGATGCTGCCGCATGGTGAAGGCCGTATCATCCAGACCAGTTCCGTGCTGGGGCTGGTGTCTACACCGGGTCGCGGTGCGTATGCCGCCAGCAAATATGCGCTGGAAGCCTGGTCGGATGCGTTGCGTATGGAATTACACGGCAGCGGCCTGCACGTCAGCCTGATCGAGCCCGGCCCGATCAGCACGCGCTTTACCAATAACGTGGCACAGACGCAGACGGAAAAGCCGGTCACCAACCCCGGCATCGCTAAACGCTTCACGCTGCCGCCGGAAGCGATCTTGCCGAAGCTCCATCATGCGTTGGAAAGCTCACGGCCAAAATTACGCTATCCCGTGACGCTGGTGGCACACGCTTTAACCTGGCTGCGTCGTTTGCTACCGGGGTGCCTGCTAGATAAGGTAGTACGAGGATAA
- a CDS encoding catalase: MREGKLTTEKRTTTIDPPHTVSSDRHSPMRFQDIWFLEKLALFDRETSASNQTSHPRKVAKLGTSAPDN, from the coding sequence ATGAGAGAAGGGAAATTAACCACAGAAAAGCGCACAACGACGATCGATCCCCCTCATACGGTGAGTTCCGACAGGCACAGCCCGATGCGGTTTCAGGACATATGGTTTCTGGAAAAGCTGGCGCTGTTTGATCGTGAAACCAGCGCCAGTAACCAGACCAGTCATCCACGAAAGGTGGCGAAACTCGGCACCAGCGCACCGGACAACTAG